In Stieleria varia, one genomic interval encodes:
- a CDS encoding SMI1/KNR4 family protein: MAAIIESIREDLERCRTAKRPLKVFGAEAHGFKLNPVVRKSVVVKFEARHGIKLPEDYRRFITELGNGGAGPYYGVFKFREMDDCHSFQRWKENDGFVGTLSKPFPHTRAWNDVPPFPEEQDDESLYDAEMERFYEIYWNTENVNGAIPICHQGCAYRNWLIVTGPEAGHIWEDLRTDQEGLKPTQLKRKTRVTFFKWYNDWLQQAVAKLPRAKTDRTKR; the protein is encoded by the coding sequence ATGGCCGCAATCATTGAATCGATTCGCGAAGATCTTGAACGGTGCCGAACTGCCAAGCGGCCGCTCAAAGTCTTTGGCGCCGAAGCACATGGCTTCAAGCTAAATCCAGTGGTTCGGAAATCGGTCGTAGTCAAATTTGAAGCAAGGCACGGAATCAAGCTCCCGGAAGACTATCGTCGCTTCATCACTGAGCTTGGAAACGGAGGTGCCGGACCGTATTACGGAGTTTTCAAGTTTCGGGAGATGGATGACTGCCATTCGTTCCAACGCTGGAAGGAAAACGATGGCTTCGTAGGAACACTAAGCAAACCGTTCCCGCACACAAGGGCATGGAATGATGTACCGCCATTTCCCGAAGAACAGGATGATGAATCGCTTTACGATGCTGAAATGGAACGTTTTTACGAGATTTACTGGAACACCGAGAACGTGAACGGCGCAATACCGATTTGCCACCAAGGTTGTGCCTACCGCAACTGGCTGATTGTTACGGGCCCCGAGGCCGGACACATTTGGGAAGACCTACGGACCGATCAAGAGGGACTCAAACCCACACAACTGAAACGCAAGACGCGAGTCACTTTCTTCAAATGGTACAATGACTGGCTACAACAAGCAGTCGCCAAACTTCCCAGAGCGAAGACGGACAGAACCAAGCGGTGA
- a CDS encoding glycerate kinase type-2 family protein, which translates to MDATQPDQYPSSDVHPAIRIWNTGVLAVNPRTQVMNACQIDPSSINIAGHEFSREQIKRVIVVGGGKATAAMTQGFVDAVQGQIPTCGWVNVPQDKPERSIGKTDSAEYLSGIRVFPARPMGLNEPTAAAVQGTLEIIRLTQQADASDLCVALISGGGSALLTLPADGITLQDKLQVIRRLSESGADIVQLNTVRKHLSEVKGGGLLAACNGPLVTLVLSDVLGDPLDLIASGPTVPDTSLPSDAMNILQHFDPQRSLPANVYRVLERAVASTNDETQNRLQDFTPPVVIGNNETAVNASAELARELMFETESKSAQTCEGCAETIGIQIAQWILTRLDQSVATCLVWGGEPTVSLAPPDLRGLGGRNQQLVLAAYQRLLQANLSDEEWSRISLVSGGTDGEDGPTDAAGAVLTGSVHQKAQQLDLDVESSLSRNDAYHFFQQCGGLLKSGPTGTNVCDVRVAIVTGRQHPAGNAP; encoded by the coding sequence ATGGACGCTACTCAGCCAGATCAATATCCATCGTCGGACGTTCACCCTGCGATTCGGATTTGGAACACTGGCGTTCTGGCCGTGAATCCGCGAACACAAGTAATGAATGCGTGTCAAATTGACCCGTCCTCCATCAACATCGCGGGCCACGAATTCTCACGCGAACAAATCAAACGTGTCATCGTCGTGGGCGGCGGCAAAGCAACGGCGGCAATGACCCAGGGCTTCGTTGACGCGGTCCAGGGACAGATCCCGACTTGCGGTTGGGTCAATGTTCCTCAAGACAAACCAGAACGCTCAATTGGAAAAACCGACTCGGCAGAATACTTGAGCGGCATCCGCGTGTTCCCGGCGCGCCCCATGGGCTTGAACGAACCAACGGCTGCTGCGGTCCAGGGTACACTCGAGATCATTCGGTTGACCCAACAAGCCGATGCTTCCGATCTCTGCGTCGCGTTGATTTCGGGAGGTGGCAGTGCACTGCTGACACTGCCCGCGGATGGCATCACATTGCAAGACAAGCTGCAAGTCATCCGGCGGCTCAGCGAGAGCGGTGCTGACATCGTACAGCTAAATACCGTGCGCAAGCATCTCAGCGAGGTCAAAGGCGGCGGGCTATTGGCCGCCTGCAACGGACCACTTGTGACGCTCGTGCTGTCCGACGTGCTGGGTGATCCGCTCGATCTGATCGCATCGGGACCAACGGTTCCCGATACGTCGTTGCCAAGCGACGCGATGAACATTTTGCAACATTTTGATCCACAACGTTCGCTGCCCGCAAACGTCTATCGAGTGCTGGAGCGTGCGGTCGCATCTACCAATGACGAAACTCAGAACCGCTTGCAAGATTTCACTCCACCGGTTGTGATCGGAAACAATGAGACCGCAGTGAATGCATCGGCTGAACTTGCCAGAGAACTGATGTTTGAAACGGAATCCAAGTCGGCTCAGACTTGTGAGGGGTGCGCCGAAACGATCGGGATCCAGATCGCCCAGTGGATTTTGACACGCTTGGATCAGTCCGTTGCAACGTGTCTCGTCTGGGGTGGTGAACCGACGGTTTCTCTCGCGCCGCCGGACCTACGCGGACTGGGCGGACGCAACCAACAACTCGTATTGGCTGCCTATCAACGACTGCTCCAAGCGAACCTGAGCGACGAAGAGTGGTCTCGCATCAGCTTGGTATCAGGAGGAACTGACGGAGAAGACGGTCCGACGGATGCAGCCGGCGCGGTGCTGACCGGCTCCGTTCATCAAAAGGCGCAACAACTCGACTTGGACGTCGAAAGCTCGCTAAGCCGAAACGATGCCTACCACTTCTTTCAGCAATGTGGCGGGTTGTTGAAGTCCGGCCCGACTGGAACCAACGTGTGTGATGTCCGTGTCGCAATCGTCACGGGACGCCAGCATCCAGCAGGAAATGCTCCGTAA
- a CDS encoding DUF6793 family protein has translation MPLFEIETDSHIIITWAENDDAARELVADAFPTDTVARLTKRPRDTWVISKGALGLTNRTFDPCHIARDCLSRSAGDKVNAIRLYRMETGSDLEQARKVIESNMVMGW, from the coding sequence ATGCCGCTATTTGAAATCGAAACCGATTCCCACATCATCATCACTTGGGCGGAGAACGACGATGCGGCGCGCGAATTGGTAGCCGATGCATTTCCAACAGATACCGTCGCCCGGCTGACCAAGCGTCCTCGGGACACTTGGGTGATCAGCAAAGGTGCATTGGGCTTGACCAACCGAACATTCGACCCCTGCCACATCGCTCGGGACTGTTTGAGCCGATCGGCGGGAGACAAGGTCAATGCGATCCGGTTGTACCGAATGGAGACCGGCAGCGATCTGGAACAGGCTCGAAAAGTGATCGAGTCCAACATGGTGATGGGCTGGTAG
- a CDS encoding reverse transcriptase domain-containing protein, translating into MGRWGSIGLRCRSQSVGFTTGTRPVGVWSNRTNGNSYADDFVIFTKTEAAAQRVYASTERFLTDRLKLTVNHDKSNIRKTDGLDYVGYEFRGFGGQTRVSEKKLLAFKKRVCGMQQSPPSLFLVRSHAQQFGERTHCRSQQHAVGPKI; encoded by the coding sequence GTGGGGAGATGGGGTTCGATTGGCCTGCGGTGCCGTAGCCAGTCAGTCGGATTCACCACCGGCACGAGGCCGGTTGGAGTCTGGTCAAATCGAACGAATGGTAACAGCTATGCAGACGACTTCGTGATTTTCACGAAGACGGAAGCGGCGGCGCAACGTGTGTACGCGAGCACCGAACGCTTCTTGACCGACCGATTGAAGTTGACCGTCAACCACGACAAGAGCAACATCCGCAAAACGGATGGGCTTGACTACGTGGGCTACGAGTTTCGTGGTTTTGGCGGCCAAACTCGCGTGAGCGAGAAGAAGCTCTTGGCATTCAAGAAACGTGTCTGCGGAATGCAACAAAGCCCCCCTTCCCTTTTTCTCGTCCGATCTCACGCACAACAGTTCGGCGAGAGGACGCATTGCCGAAGTCAACAACATGCTGTCGGCCCCAAAATCTGA
- a CDS encoding ISKra4 family transposase, whose translation MSVEHSSDIDNPTSSSFPQSPEQIAEKLQQCGDTIREHVVNASKCGQSFDETERAVWNLVLKTGFLAMELFTKLQGKGDLGDQAVSESGKTLRRSEKPTDTVVRSIFGEHAFQQYTYSPGKNKRIELHPISARMQLPEHRWSYLLQEFSQMFCVESAFNQAADNLELVFGAKFSIDTLEQTSQRMGVQADAFLDDLPTPKKKDEAELLVASADCKGVPLIKDDAAKVAAFETAKKRPGNRRMATVTSAYTVDPYVRTAEQIVAALFRDDKEPGTQSRKSKKKRPRPKHKHTSAHFPATFVDDDTEVPISGIHEGIAWLADQVSVRRKKLQVIILLMDGQQSLWEVAQLHLGDDPLVVPILDIIHVATYVWEASSLFEKSSEKRAAFTRERLLKILRGEVNGVIRGLRRMGSLGKLKGDKLKDLRRICGYFEKHKDRMRYDEYLAAGYPIASGVIEGACGHLVKDRMERSGMRWTLEAARSMLNVRAVFQSDYWDKFCKQRVTELSESTHPNRNMVCHYTPLTMAC comes from the coding sequence ATGAGCGTCGAACATTCAAGCGATATTGACAACCCCACTTCGTCTTCTTTTCCGCAGTCGCCCGAGCAAATCGCCGAGAAACTGCAGCAGTGCGGCGACACCATCCGAGAACACGTCGTCAATGCTTCTAAATGCGGCCAGTCTTTCGATGAAACCGAGCGTGCCGTGTGGAATCTTGTCTTGAAAACCGGCTTTCTGGCGATGGAGCTCTTCACCAAACTCCAAGGCAAGGGGGACCTTGGTGATCAAGCGGTCAGCGAATCAGGCAAAACACTGCGACGCAGCGAGAAACCGACCGACACGGTGGTTCGGTCGATTTTCGGTGAACACGCCTTTCAACAGTACACCTACAGCCCGGGAAAGAACAAGAGAATCGAACTGCATCCGATCAGCGCCCGCATGCAACTGCCGGAGCACCGCTGGTCGTACCTGCTCCAAGAGTTCTCCCAAATGTTCTGCGTCGAATCCGCATTCAACCAGGCCGCTGATAATCTCGAACTCGTTTTCGGAGCGAAATTCTCGATCGACACGCTCGAACAGACCAGCCAGAGAATGGGGGTCCAGGCCGATGCCTTTCTGGACGACTTGCCCACGCCCAAAAAGAAGGATGAAGCCGAGCTTCTCGTCGCTTCGGCCGACTGCAAGGGCGTTCCCTTGATCAAAGACGATGCCGCCAAAGTGGCTGCTTTTGAGACAGCAAAGAAACGGCCCGGAAACCGTCGCATGGCAACGGTCACGAGTGCTTACACCGTCGATCCCTATGTTCGCACAGCCGAGCAAATTGTCGCTGCCTTGTTCCGTGATGACAAAGAACCCGGCACGCAATCACGCAAGAGCAAAAAGAAACGACCGCGGCCAAAGCACAAGCATACATCGGCTCACTTTCCCGCGACCTTCGTGGACGACGATACGGAGGTTCCCATCAGCGGTATCCACGAGGGGATCGCATGGCTCGCAGATCAAGTCAGTGTCCGCCGAAAGAAACTCCAAGTGATCATTCTGTTAATGGACGGTCAGCAGAGCCTCTGGGAAGTCGCGCAGTTACACTTAGGCGACGATCCATTAGTGGTGCCAATCTTGGACATCATTCACGTAGCGACTTACGTGTGGGAGGCTTCGTCATTGTTCGAGAAATCCAGCGAAAAGCGAGCAGCGTTTACGCGGGAGCGATTGCTGAAAATCCTGCGTGGTGAGGTCAACGGGGTGATCCGAGGGCTACGTCGAATGGGTTCGCTTGGGAAACTCAAGGGCGATAAACTCAAAGACCTTCGACGCATCTGTGGTTACTTCGAGAAACACAAGGATCGGATGCGTTACGACGAATATCTTGCTGCAGGCTACCCGATTGCCTCGGGTGTGATCGAAGGCGCGTGCGGGCACTTGGTAAAGGACCGCATGGAACGAAGCGGGATGCGTTGGACGCTGGAAGCTGCACGGAGCATGCTCAACGTGCGGGCGGTATTTCAGAGTGACTACTGGGATAAATTCTGCAAACAGCGAGTCACGGAGTTGAGCGAGAGCACCCATCCAAACCGTAACATGGTCTGCCACTACACTCCGCTTACCATGGCATGTTAA
- a CDS encoding acyl carrier protein: MGLDAVELVMDVEDHFGIAIQNTEAEHVRTVGDLVSLIRSRIQAAHLASCPTLKSFLQLRSCVRELATNQTLRIRSRTRVVDVLNPTQRRRLWKRLTDILGSAPPSLRRHPTLRKVLVVLVCTAIVLAVTVAAAVDIEILPLTLVLAAVATLILHLATVRFRTYPPDTLTTFGAVARRMTGITAATKQLHLDSDHAILDELRPIVVDTLGVDGSEVVLTARFIEDLGMG, translated from the coding sequence ATGGGACTCGACGCTGTTGAACTCGTAATGGATGTCGAAGACCACTTCGGCATTGCGATCCAAAACACGGAAGCGGAGCATGTTCGCACCGTTGGCGATCTGGTTTCGTTAATTCGATCTCGGATTCAGGCCGCTCACCTTGCGTCGTGCCCGACTTTGAAGTCTTTCCTGCAGCTTCGATCCTGCGTTCGCGAACTCGCAACAAACCAAACCCTTCGCATACGCAGTCGAACACGCGTCGTTGATGTGCTGAATCCAACACAGCGTCGACGCCTTTGGAAGCGTTTGACCGATATTCTGGGCTCTGCTCCGCCATCGCTACGCCGTCATCCAACACTACGAAAGGTGCTCGTCGTCCTCGTTTGTACCGCGATCGTGTTGGCGGTGACCGTTGCCGCCGCAGTTGACATCGAAATACTACCGCTCACACTTGTTCTTGCGGCGGTCGCGACGTTGATACTACATCTCGCTACCGTGCGTTTTCGCACCTATCCGCCAGACACGCTCACGACCTTTGGTGCAGTCGCCAGACGCATGACAGGCATCACTGCGGCGACAAAACAATTGCATCTTGATTCGGATCATGCGATACTCGACGAACTGCGCCCCATTGTCGTGGACACACTTGGTGTAGACGGTTCCGAGGTTGTCCTGACGGCAAGGTTTATCGAAGACCTCGGCATGGGGTGA
- a CDS encoding NADP-dependent isocitrate dehydrogenase, translating to MTKNESAPGIVYTHTDEAPALATYSWLPIVEAFLSTAGVCVQTKDISLASRILASFPEVLAENQRREDALAQLGELANTPAANIIKLPNISASIPQLTEAIAELQADGFPVPDFPADPKTDAEKAVRAKYAKVLGSAVNPVLREGNSDRRVAAPVKNYAKAHPHSMGVWSADSPSHVASMTEGDFYGSEKSAILDDAGSLTITLNAADGSTTVLRESVPVERGDVVDASVMSVQSLRAYLKKEIEDARQSGILLSLHLKATMMKVSDPILFGHAVSVYFADLFEKHADTFASLGVNPNNGLGGLEAKLESLPSDKAAEIRAEIQATYDAGPKLAMVDSDRGITNLHVPSDVIIDASMPAAIRSSGMMWGPDGKLHPTKALIPDRCYAGVYQATIDFCKEHGAFDVTTMGSVSNVGLMAKKAEEYGSHDKTFQIPADGTVTVTDNTGKVIFEHPVASGDVWRMCQTKDIAIRDWVRLGVQRARLTGAAAVFWLDENRAHDANLIGKVNEYLQDHDTSGLEIQVLAPVDATLHACGRARDGMDTISITGNVLRDYLTDLFPILELGTSAKMLSIVPLLAGGGMFETGAGGSAPKHVQQFVAEGHLRWDSLGEFLALAVSLEDLGRKSESADITVMANTLDSATEVFLQNDKSPKRGVGDLDTRGSHFYMAMYWAQALAEQTESPELAAKFAPVADAMKQNEATIVGELASAQGSPVDLGGYYSPDCAKAASALRPSSTLNGIVESIAE from the coding sequence ATGACCAAGAACGAATCCGCCCCCGGCATTGTTTACACCCACACAGATGAAGCCCCCGCATTGGCGACTTATTCATGGTTGCCGATCGTGGAAGCCTTTCTGAGCACGGCCGGCGTTTGCGTTCAAACCAAAGACATTTCGCTTGCCAGTCGCATCCTGGCCAGCTTCCCAGAGGTCCTAGCGGAAAACCAGCGTCGTGAAGACGCCTTGGCACAACTGGGCGAGCTAGCGAACACTCCGGCCGCGAACATCATCAAACTGCCGAACATCAGCGCGTCGATTCCACAGTTGACCGAAGCCATCGCGGAATTGCAGGCCGATGGATTCCCCGTGCCTGATTTTCCGGCGGACCCAAAGACTGATGCAGAGAAAGCGGTTCGGGCCAAGTACGCCAAAGTGCTCGGCAGTGCGGTCAACCCTGTCCTGCGTGAAGGCAACTCGGATCGCCGCGTCGCCGCACCGGTCAAGAACTACGCCAAGGCTCACCCGCACTCGATGGGCGTGTGGTCCGCGGACTCTCCATCGCATGTCGCCAGCATGACCGAAGGAGACTTCTATGGCAGCGAGAAGTCCGCGATCCTGGACGATGCAGGTTCCTTGACGATCACGCTCAACGCTGCCGACGGGTCCACGACCGTGCTGCGTGAATCGGTGCCGGTGGAAAGGGGGGATGTTGTCGACGCATCAGTCATGAGCGTTCAATCGCTGCGAGCTTATCTAAAAAAAGAAATCGAAGACGCGCGGCAGTCGGGCATCTTGTTATCACTGCACCTCAAAGCCACCATGATGAAGGTGTCCGATCCGATTCTGTTCGGTCACGCCGTCAGCGTTTACTTCGCCGACCTGTTTGAGAAACATGCCGACACGTTTGCTTCACTGGGCGTGAATCCGAACAACGGCTTGGGCGGCTTGGAAGCAAAACTGGAAAGCCTGCCGAGCGACAAAGCTGCCGAGATCCGAGCAGAGATCCAAGCCACCTACGATGCCGGGCCCAAACTAGCGATGGTCGACTCCGATCGCGGCATCACGAATCTGCACGTCCCCAGTGACGTCATCATCGACGCCTCCATGCCCGCTGCCATTCGCAGTTCCGGAATGATGTGGGGACCAGACGGAAAACTTCATCCCACCAAAGCACTGATCCCCGACCGATGCTACGCCGGTGTCTACCAAGCGACCATTGATTTCTGTAAAGAACACGGTGCCTTTGACGTCACGACGATGGGCAGCGTCAGCAATGTCGGCTTGATGGCAAAGAAAGCGGAAGAATACGGATCGCACGACAAAACGTTCCAGATCCCGGCCGACGGAACGGTCACGGTAACCGACAACACGGGCAAAGTCATCTTTGAGCATCCTGTGGCGTCAGGCGATGTTTGGCGGATGTGCCAGACAAAGGACATCGCGATTCGCGACTGGGTGCGTCTTGGCGTCCAGCGCGCCCGACTGACCGGCGCGGCCGCCGTGTTTTGGCTCGACGAAAACCGTGCCCACGACGCAAACCTGATCGGCAAGGTCAACGAGTACCTCCAGGATCACGACACGTCTGGTTTGGAAATCCAAGTGCTCGCGCCCGTCGATGCCACATTGCATGCTTGCGGTCGTGCTCGTGACGGCATGGACACCATTTCGATCACCGGCAATGTCTTGCGAGACTACCTGACTGACTTGTTCCCCATCTTGGAACTCGGCACCAGCGCCAAAATGCTCTCGATCGTTCCCCTGCTCGCCGGTGGCGGAATGTTCGAAACCGGTGCCGGTGGCTCAGCGCCCAAACACGTCCAACAGTTTGTCGCCGAAGGACACTTGCGTTGGGACTCCCTGGGCGAGTTCCTTGCCCTGGCGGTCTCCTTGGAAGACCTCGGTCGCAAGAGTGAAAGTGCTGATATCACCGTGATGGCAAACACACTCGATTCGGCAACGGAAGTCTTTTTGCAAAACGACAAGTCTCCGAAACGGGGTGTCGGTGATCTGGATACCCGCGGCAGCCACTTTTACATGGCGATGTATTGGGCGCAAGCGTTGGCGGAGCAAACCGAGTCCCCCGAGCTGGCGGCAAAGTTTGCACCGGTCGCCGATGCGATGAAACAAAACGAAGCCACCATTGTGGGTGAGCTCGCCAGCGCGCAAGGCAGCCCGGTCGACCTCGGCGGCTACTATTCCCCCGACTGCGCCAAAGCAGCCTCAGCACTGCGTCCCAGCAGCACGCTCAACGGGATTGTTGAATCGATCGCTGAGTAG
- a CDS encoding DUF1559 domain-containing protein, protein MKNPKHPAGFTLVELLVVIAIIGILVGLLLPAVQAAREAARRMSCSNNFKQVGLAIQNYHSTYKRLPAHSKGTTNKVNSGTPNPSLRIGAHNRNELSWLPGLTPFMEQQALWEQISNPMDSDGDGTIDFQSMGPDPRMNLADHAAAGNEYRPWLTDIPTLRCPSDPGQGLPAQGRTNYGACLGDSPHHMHVGQEDDRGVMPNTNWALAEQAACRGFFVASRATRFRDILDGLSNTIAAGEIVTDLGDRDVRTEPADGITSIMASSGNPSGPDNALACRGMLDPLRPTHWVVGAPFVAAAAATGPAAEMTRGSKWAYGRPLFSAVNTILPPNAEICMESNRHNEGILPPGSRHQGGAHILMGDGAVIFISDSIEAGNSYAPPVRWDTWAINTAGSQSPYGVWGAMGTRAASEVIQEQLNQ, encoded by the coding sequence GTGAAAAACCCAAAACACCCCGCGGGGTTCACGCTTGTGGAATTGCTGGTGGTGATCGCCATCATCGGCATCTTGGTCGGCCTGCTCCTGCCAGCCGTACAAGCGGCTCGTGAAGCCGCGCGACGCATGAGCTGCAGCAACAACTTCAAACAAGTCGGCTTGGCCATCCAAAACTACCATTCGACTTACAAACGTCTGCCTGCGCACTCAAAAGGCACGACCAACAAAGTCAACTCGGGGACTCCCAACCCATCGCTTCGGATCGGTGCACACAATCGAAACGAATTGAGCTGGTTGCCCGGACTGACTCCCTTCATGGAGCAACAAGCTCTTTGGGAACAAATCAGCAACCCGATGGACTCTGACGGCGATGGAACGATCGACTTTCAAAGCATGGGCCCTGACCCACGCATGAACTTGGCGGACCACGCGGCAGCCGGCAACGAGTACAGACCATGGCTGACCGACATCCCAACGCTTCGCTGCCCCAGTGATCCCGGACAAGGTTTGCCGGCACAAGGACGCACCAACTACGGCGCCTGCTTGGGTGACTCGCCTCACCACATGCACGTCGGACAAGAAGACGACCGCGGTGTGATGCCCAACACGAACTGGGCGCTTGCAGAACAAGCCGCTTGCCGAGGCTTCTTTGTCGCAAGTCGAGCGACACGTTTCCGCGACATTTTGGATGGATTGTCCAACACCATCGCCGCCGGAGAAATCGTCACAGACTTGGGCGACCGGGATGTGCGCACAGAACCCGCTGATGGCATCACCAGCATCATGGCGAGCTCGGGAAACCCCAGCGGACCCGACAATGCACTGGCTTGCCGCGGAATGCTGGATCCACTTCGTCCCACGCACTGGGTGGTCGGTGCGCCGTTCGTTGCTGCCGCAGCCGCAACCGGCCCTGCCGCTGAGATGACACGTGGCTCCAAATGGGCGTACGGACGTCCTCTGTTTTCCGCCGTGAATACCATTCTGCCCCCGAACGCGGAAATCTGTATGGAATCCAACCGGCATAACGAAGGCATCCTGCCTCCCGGCAGCCGTCACCAAGGTGGTGCACACATCCTGATGGGCGATGGTGCCGTGATCTTCATCTCAGATTCCATCGAAGCCGGCAACTCTTATGCTCCTCCCGTCCGCTGGGACACCTGGGCCATCAACACAGCAGGCTCGCAGAGCCCCTACGGTGTTTGGGGAGCAATGGGAACGCGTGCCGCGAGCGAAGTGATTCAAGAACAATTGAATCAGTAG
- a CDS encoding DUF4272 domain-containing protein, translating to MDRVTVEYALEVAAESEATIISHGGSVLASLPFLDRAGIRPESDLIGRSLALNAIIDLNFNVPDVVVRRWLEQHGVATYLTDHEVSLLDRGPERINEQDRNNLAWSLDALWALMWAGNLFEHLDFTRPIPDEMYEMCPHVRDDDGPTKFADRMAIRSFDEIYRSLDLHYRLHWYAFQNQLRDERGTFDLSRFIERRRALEWLLSPGLTWGSVSMNT from the coding sequence ATGGATCGTGTTACCGTCGAATACGCACTCGAAGTCGCTGCTGAATCTGAAGCGACAATCATCTCACACGGAGGAAGCGTTCTCGCCTCGCTTCCATTTCTCGATAGAGCGGGCATTCGACCTGAATCGGATTTGATAGGCCGATCCTTAGCGTTAAACGCAATTATTGACCTGAACTTCAATGTGCCTGATGTCGTTGTCAGGCGATGGCTCGAACAGCATGGCGTCGCTACATACTTGACCGACCACGAGGTTTCGCTCTTGGATCGCGGACCAGAGCGCATCAACGAGCAAGACAGAAACAATCTTGCGTGGTCACTTGACGCGCTTTGGGCATTGATGTGGGCAGGTAATTTGTTCGAACATCTGGACTTCACTCGGCCGATTCCTGATGAAATGTACGAGATGTGTCCGCATGTTCGTGATGACGATGGCCCCACAAAATTCGCGGACAGAATGGCAATTCGATCATTTGACGAGATTTACCGATCACTCGACCTGCATTATCGATTGCATTGGTATGCCTTTCAGAATCAACTGCGTGACGAGCGTGGAACATTCGACCTGTCGCGATTCATCGAACGTCGAAGGGCGCTTGAGTGGCTACTGTCGCCGGGCTTGACTTGGGGCTCCGTATCGATGAACACTTGA
- a CDS encoding nitrilase family protein codes for MNPITVAAIQFNHRPGAKHFNLGRVQALSAEAAERGVQLAAFPEMCLTGYWHVRHLDEEQVRELAEPIEGGFLTGALLEIARKNDMTIGAGLIESAADGRLYNSYVVAMPDGRHAVHRKLHCFISPHMSSGDTYTVFDIPQGARVGVLICYDNNIGENVRMNALMGAEVLLAPHQTGGCNSPSPRCMGVIEPRLWEQRDENPEAIEAEFRGPKGREWLMRWLPARAHDNGLFLVFSNGVGIDDNEVRTGNSMVLDPYGATLAETWKARDEIVVAHLDPSLQASSTGRRWLQSRRPELYEMLTKPTGIERDTRIVRFEKVEAETASRGKAT; via the coding sequence ATGAATCCGATCACAGTCGCGGCCATACAGTTCAACCATCGTCCTGGGGCAAAGCACTTCAACTTGGGACGCGTCCAAGCATTGTCAGCCGAGGCGGCCGAACGCGGCGTTCAATTGGCGGCTTTTCCAGAGATGTGCTTGACGGGTTACTGGCACGTTCGCCATTTGGATGAAGAACAGGTCAGGGAGCTTGCTGAACCGATTGAAGGTGGGTTCCTGACGGGAGCCTTGTTGGAGATCGCGCGTAAGAACGACATGACCATCGGCGCCGGGCTGATCGAGTCCGCCGCCGATGGACGGCTTTACAACAGCTACGTCGTTGCGATGCCCGATGGTCGTCACGCCGTCCATCGCAAGCTGCATTGCTTCATCAGCCCTCACATGTCTTCGGGGGATACGTACACCGTGTTCGATATTCCTCAGGGTGCCCGGGTCGGCGTGCTGATTTGCTATGACAACAATATCGGCGAAAACGTCCGCATGAACGCCTTGATGGGGGCGGAGGTTCTACTGGCGCCTCACCAAACCGGCGGATGCAATTCTCCGAGCCCCCGATGCATGGGCGTGATCGAACCGAGATTGTGGGAGCAAAGGGACGAAAATCCTGAGGCAATCGAAGCGGAGTTTCGTGGCCCCAAAGGGCGGGAGTGGTTGATGCGATGGCTGCCGGCTCGAGCCCACGATAACGGATTATTCCTGGTTTTCAGCAACGGAGTCGGAATCGACGATAACGAAGTCCGTACGGGTAACTCAATGGTACTCGATCCGTACGGTGCGACGCTCGCGGAGACTTGGAAAGCCCGAGACGAGATTGTCGTTGCCCATCTCGACCCAAGCCTGCAAGCATCCAGCACCGGTCGACGATGGCTGCAATCCCGTCGGCCTGAACTGTATGAGATGTTGACAAAGCCCACTGGAATCGAACGCGACACCCGCATCGTCCGATTCGAAAAGGTCGAGGCTGAAACAGCATCCCGCGGCAAGGCAACCTAA